The Opitutales bacterium region GGAATGGGAGGCGGCTTGTGTGCAGTACCATACCACGATGCGCAGACATCTGAAGCGGCGTCTCGGCACTGCTGGAAGCTTGCATCCATTTTTGCTCAATCCTGCAGGGCAGAAGCTCCTAGGCTGGTTGGCCCAGTCACGATTGTTGCCATTTCAGGCCTTATTTAGAGCAACGCATTGAGGGCTTTATCTTTGCAACAGACCTGATCTTGGAAGCAGTGCAAGGTTTCCTCTCGGGTCATCGCGACAGCGATTGCCAAAGTGACCCAGCTGGGGGGCGGCGCTTCGTCGCCGCCGTGCGCGGCTCGGAATTTATCGCTTGCGAATTTCGCTCAAGAAGGCCTCCACTGAGTCTTTCAGAGTTTTAGACTCTTCGATCATCCCAGCTGCAGCAACTTGAAGCTCATTGGTCGACGCCACACTCTCGTCCGCAGCAGAACGCACCTCAGTGATATTGGTCGATACCTCGCCTGTTTGAGCAGCTGCTGAGGCAACGCTGCGGCTGATTTCACTGGTGGTGTCATTTTGTTCTTTGATCGAAGAAGACAAATTATTGGTGCGTTCATCGACTGCAGATATCTCATTGATGATTTCAGCGACGGATCGAATGGTCTGCGAGGCGCTAGACTTGATGTCGTTGATCTTCTGAGAGATTTCATTCGTCATACGCTGCGTCTCAGTGGAGAGGGATTTTACCTCGTTGGCAACGACTGCAAATCCCTTACCTGATTCCCCTGCACTGGCAGCTTCGATCGTCGCATTCAGAGCCAACAAATTCGTCTGCTCTGAAATGCCGATGATGGCCTGAGTCACACTATCGATCTGCTCGATGGCATTCTGAAGGTCTTCGAGTTTCTGCTGAGATTGATTAGCTGACTGCGAACAAGCCATCGTCCTGTTGGCCGTATCGATGACAGTTTCAGAGATGTTGCTGATAGAAATGGTCAATTCCTCGGCTGCAGCAGCGACTGTTTGGACATCGGCCGCGGCAGTTTGTGAGGCATCTGCCACTGATGCTGACATGTTTGAAGAATTCGAAATCAGGCCGGAAAGCTGGACCGACATTTCGTGCATTTTCTGGGACTCAGCTTCGACGCGTTTAACGATGCCATAGACACTCTCTTCGAATTGATCTGCCATCTGAATGGAAGCAGCTTCGAGCCTTTGTTTTTCGACTGCGTTGTCTTTAAAGACTTTCACGCACTCAGCCATTTCACCGAGTTCGTCGCGGGATTGGAAAGTCTCAAGGTCGATGGCGGTGTCACCTTTTGATAGGCGATTCATGACATCGGTTAGGCCGAGAATACGGCGTGAGACACGTAACTGAATATAGTAAAATTGGAACGCGCTCAGGACGATCACGGCTATGAGTATGCCTGCGTAGAAGAAAAATTGAGCCGTGGAGGTGCTGCGGCGATTGTTCATATATCCCTCCATTTCGCTCGCCGCCAAATAAGACAAGTCCACTGCGCTCTGGAGTGCTTCTGATGATACGGTAAAAAATCGTTCGAAAGATATGGGGAGCGTAGAGCCCTGTTCTGATGCCCCGATCAAATCTTCGCGCGTCGCCTTGTAGGTGCTGAAATAGGTCGTTTTCAATTCCGCGATAGCGTCTACAATGCTCTCATTTATAGCCCCTGATTCGGCTATGACCTCAAGTCGAGCCATCGCCTCTTGCGCGCGCTTGTGGTCTGCATGCATCTCAGCTCGAATGCTCGCGGCAATGGGACGTCCAGTAGCCGTGGCAATCGCCAAATGTGTGCGCTCCCGTCCGCCAAATTCGCGCACCGCCCATGCATTTTCTTGAACGAGCTTGAGGCTCAACAAGGCG contains the following coding sequences:
- a CDS encoding HAMP domain-containing protein; translation: MNIRQTCLIITSVLGLSFITIISFKLTDLYSTKIDSMEMQSSIEATAIMNKAIIELSLERSVMQVNLNLDEPIQPSFRNLIDQQRTISDQGFEDVKQLVDDYGTFRLGDTFIERLEQLETTIQGIRARADQNLSKPLDQRVRGEVSGLPSEMKDVILAFSHLPIKLSADGNQVSTALLSLKLVQENAWAVREFGGRERTHLAIATATGRPIAASIRAEMHADHKRAQEAMARLEVIAESGAINESIVDAIAELKTTYFSTYKATREDLIGASEQGSTLPISFERFFTVSSEALQSAVDLSYLAASEMEGYMNNRRSTSTAQFFFYAGILIAVIVLSAFQFYYIQLRVSRRILGLTDVMNRLSKGDTAIDLETFQSRDELGEMAECVKVFKDNAVEKQRLEAASIQMADQFEESVYGIVKRVEAESQKMHEMSVQLSGLISNSSNMSASVADASQTAAADVQTVAAAAEELTISISNISETVIDTANRTMACSQSANQSQQKLEDLQNAIEQIDSVTQAIIGISEQTNLLALNATIEAASAGESGKGFAVVANEVKSLSTETQRMTNEISQKINDIKSSASQTIRSVAEIINEISAVDERTNNLSSSIKEQNDTTSEISRSVASAAAQTGEVSTNITEVRSAADESVASTNELQVAAAGMIEESKTLKDSVEAFLSEIRKR